From a region of the Thermosipho melanesiensis BI429 genome:
- a CDS encoding 6-phosphofructokinase produces MKRIGVLCVGNDSPGINSAIRAAVVKGLDLDIEVMGIRDGFEGFLKDNLDVLLRPNVSNILHQGGTMLGTSLFVPEGEELNRVKEKVEQYGISTLLIIGGRLAARSAINLMKIGIPSIIIPATIDNDLSFTDFSIGFFTAIENVKNALDVLHSTAESHHRVMLVETMGKPSGWIAVIGGLAGGADYIISSAEKPNFDELIEIIRKRYEGKKRFSLVVVESGVEIPEEIKKECKVSEKESSAIIVGRYIEKHLKELGIEWRYTNLGYLQRGGSPSAMDRIIATQMASHAVEMVKMGKVYHAVGVKGFSITEIPYSDTIVNYRPVDYYLKELTKLFY; encoded by the coding sequence ATGAAGAGAATTGGGGTTTTGTGTGTGGGTAATGACTCTCCTGGGATAAATTCTGCAATTCGTGCAGCTGTTGTAAAAGGTTTGGATTTAGATATTGAAGTAATGGGAATTCGAGATGGTTTTGAGGGATTTTTAAAGGATAATTTAGATGTTCTACTAAGGCCTAACGTTTCAAATATTCTCCATCAAGGTGGAACAATGTTAGGAACATCACTTTTTGTTCCAGAAGGAGAAGAACTTAATAGGGTGAAAGAAAAAGTTGAACAATATGGAATTTCCACGTTATTGATCATTGGCGGAAGATTGGCTGCAAGGTCTGCTATTAATTTGATGAAAATCGGTATTCCATCGATAATTATTCCTGCAACTATTGATAATGATCTTTCGTTTACAGATTTTTCTATTGGTTTTTTTACGGCAATTGAAAATGTAAAGAATGCCTTGGATGTTTTACATTCAACAGCCGAATCTCACCATAGGGTAATGTTAGTTGAAACGATGGGAAAACCGAGCGGTTGGATTGCCGTAATAGGAGGTTTGGCTGGTGGAGCAGATTATATAATTTCTTCAGCTGAAAAGCCTAATTTTGATGAGCTAATTGAAATTATTCGAAAGAGATATGAGGGGAAGAAAAGATTTTCTTTGGTAGTTGTAGAATCTGGAGTTGAGATTCCTGAAGAGATTAAGAAGGAATGCAAAGTTTCAGAAAAGGAAAGTTCTGCGATAATCGTTGGAAGGTATATAGAGAAACATCTTAAAGAATTGGGAATAGAGTGGAGATATACAAATTTAGGATATTTACAAAGAGGTGGATCACCAAGTGCAATGGATAGGATAATAGCAACACAGATGGCATCTCATGCAGTGGAAATGGTAAAAATGGGAAAGGTTTATCACGCTGTAGGTGTAAAGGGTTTTTCAATTACCGAAATTCCATATTCCGATACAATTGTTAATTATAGACCGGTAGATTACTATTTGAAAGAACTTACAAAATTATTCTATTAA
- a CDS encoding energy-coupling factor ABC transporter ATP-binding protein, whose protein sequence is MENVNTIFHKNELVLLLGHNGSGKSTLLKAMAGLVNFSGEINTENNLPHYLLTGYVFQNPETQIIGSTVWEDVIFGLENLGLKKEEIKKRAMEILKITGLLEFKDIEPHNLSGGQKQKLAISSILVMKPDYLLLDEPLTMLDKNDRKVIKELIGNLKKIGLGIIIATHLPEAFLDISDRVIIMDRGNIVKDSRKVFETVRLYINEVESHD, encoded by the coding sequence TTGGAAAATGTAAATACCATTTTTCACAAAAATGAATTAGTATTGTTGTTGGGGCATAATGGTAGTGGAAAGTCAACATTGCTAAAAGCAATGGCTGGTTTAGTTAATTTCAGCGGAGAGATAAATACGGAAAATAATTTACCTCATTACCTTTTAACCGGATATGTTTTTCAAAACCCGGAAACTCAAATTATTGGAAGTACTGTATGGGAGGATGTTATTTTTGGACTTGAAAATTTGGGATTGAAAAAAGAGGAAATTAAAAAAAGAGCAATGGAAATTTTAAAAATAACTGGTTTACTAGAATTCAAAGATATAGAACCACATAATTTATCTGGAGGGCAGAAACAAAAGCTTGCAATTTCATCAATTTTAGTTATGAAACCGGACTATTTGTTGTTAGATGAGCCTCTTACAATGTTGGATAAAAATGATAGAAAAGTTATTAAAGAGCTTATTGGTAACTTAAAAAAAATAGGGTTGGGAATAATAATTGCAACTCATTTGCCTGAAGCTTTTTTAGATATATCAGATAGAGTGATAATTATGGATAGAGGAAATATTGTAAAAGATAGTAGGAAGGTTTTTGAAACAGTTAGGTTATATATTAATGAGGTGGAGAGTCATGATTGA
- a CDS encoding bifunctional 5,10-methylenetetrahydrofolate dehydrogenase/5,10-methenyltetrahydrofolate cyclohydrolase, translating into MIIDVKPLYEDIKVNLLKRIEKLKRTPKLVAVTFKPDPSTVSYLKSQEKAAKRFGLDYEIFEGNSPKGVLKILAELSRDNNVNGIFVTHPLSQVNEMEIFENLVPSKDIEGRHPYNLGMLAYGEEFFAPCTAEAVVRIMENEIGIPGKNVVIVGRSNTVGKPLAIMLLRRDRSATVTVCHTKTRNLSSITKGADVVVAAAGRPGLITVDMVEKDSIIIDVGINVTDEGIIGDVSKDVANFAKVTPVPGGVGKITTILLMEHLVKSAEKMNF; encoded by the coding sequence ATGATCATTGATGTAAAACCTTTGTATGAAGATATTAAGGTAAATTTGTTGAAAAGAATTGAAAAATTAAAGAGAACACCTAAACTTGTTGCTGTTACATTCAAACCCGATCCATCAACGGTTAGTTACCTAAAAAGTCAAGAAAAAGCAGCTAAAAGATTTGGATTAGATTATGAAATTTTTGAGGGAAATAGCCCAAAAGGTGTGTTAAAAATTTTAGCAGAACTTTCACGGGATAATAATGTTAATGGTATTTTTGTTACACATCCATTGTCTCAGGTAAATGAGATGGAAATATTTGAAAATCTTGTTCCAAGTAAGGATATTGAAGGAAGACATCCGTACAATTTAGGAATGTTGGCATATGGCGAGGAGTTTTTTGCACCGTGTACCGCAGAAGCCGTTGTAAGGATTATGGAAAATGAAATAGGAATTCCAGGTAAAAATGTGGTAATAGTTGGAAGAAGTAATACAGTTGGAAAACCATTGGCAATTATGTTACTTAGGAGAGATAGAAGTGCTACTGTTACTGTATGTCACACAAAAACGAGAAATTTATCGAGTATTACAAAAGGTGCAGATGTAGTAGTAGCCGCCGCAGGAAGGCCTGGTTTAATAACGGTTGATATGGTAGAAAAAGATTCGATTATTATAGATGTTGGTATAAACGTTACAGATGAGGGGATTATAGGGGATGTGAGTAAAGATGTAGCTAATTTTGCAAAAGTTACTCCTGTGCCAGGTGGAGTGGGTAAAATTACTACAATATTATTAATGGAACATTTAGTGAAATCTGCAGAGAAAATGAATTTTTAA
- the yajC gene encoding preprotein translocase subunit YajC gives MRNFVYAGVPDPSAAGNTTSAAPSAASGLFQMLFLLLIFFVMMYFLVILPQRKREKQFKKMISQIKRGDTIITSGGIIGKVIDVKKDTLKIKTSNTTELEISKLYISKVIKNKEEE, from the coding sequence ATGAGAAATTTTGTGTATGCTGGTGTTCCTGATCCATCAGCAGCTGGAAATACTACATCAGCTGCTCCAAGTGCAGCAAGTGGGCTATTTCAAATGTTATTTTTGTTACTTATATTCTTTGTTATGATGTATTTTTTGGTGATTTTACCGCAGAGAAAGAGAGAAAAACAATTTAAAAAGATGATTTCTCAGATTAAAAGAGGAGATACGATTATTACTTCTGGAGGAATAATTGGAAAGGTTATTGATGTAAAAAAGGATACCTTAAAAATAAAGACAAGTAATACGACAGAGCTTGAAATTTCAAAGCTTTATATATCAAAAGTAATAAAGAATAAGGAGGAAGAATAA
- the secD gene encoding protein translocase subunit SecD — MKENKVRGIITLVVIALAFLSLLWPSSKGYQGVLSIFNRIKLGLDISGGARIEYRVDIDKSVENPSKVAEDVWTVLRNRLDMANYTEAVVKQTFREENTFIIVEIPGATDTAQAEQLIGSTGLLWFGQVVDETTGNPNIDPELVNEAKREKAQWLLDREGKKWYLVKKEIANISNLKLVSPKIVEAIPQVDRNNVAGYVVTFKMDKEYVDIFRRITEKLYVPEELLNQGGVAYSQAMKKRLAIVLDNRVQFAGFVTAKITDGSALIKGNFTLDEAKQLAAILKSGALPARLEKVSSGWVAPLLGKDIIEASIKAGIVGVVIVLIYMIVFYGVMGIVADIALLYNTFLLLGVLATTGSILTLPGIAGIILTIGTTVDGNIIIYERIKEEIRRGSSVKAAISTAFSKSFITLFDANLTTIIAGLFLYYFGTGTVKGFAITLIIGVLGSLFVNLVVSRFFLDLFSSGIKVRRTSKGGARA; from the coding sequence ATGAAGGAAAATAAAGTCAGAGGAATAATAACTTTGGTAGTAATTGCACTTGCCTTCTTATCTTTACTTTGGCCATCTTCAAAAGGTTATCAAGGTGTTTTAAGTATTTTTAACAGGATAAAATTGGGTTTGGATATTAGTGGTGGTGCAAGAATAGAGTACAGAGTTGACATTGATAAGTCTGTAGAAAATCCTTCTAAAGTTGCGGAAGATGTATGGACTGTTTTGAGAAATAGACTTGATATGGCTAATTATACAGAAGCAGTGGTTAAGCAAACTTTTAGAGAAGAAAATACTTTTATTATAGTTGAAATTCCAGGGGCAACTGATACTGCGCAAGCAGAGCAATTAATTGGTTCTACGGGGTTGCTTTGGTTTGGGCAAGTTGTAGATGAAACAACGGGAAATCCCAATATAGATCCTGAATTAGTAAATGAAGCCAAAAGGGAGAAAGCACAATGGTTGCTTGATAGAGAAGGAAAGAAATGGTATCTAGTAAAAAAAGAAATTGCAAATATTTCAAATTTAAAACTTGTCTCTCCAAAAATTGTTGAAGCAATACCACAAGTTGATAGGAATAATGTAGCTGGTTATGTTGTAACATTCAAAATGGATAAAGAATACGTTGATATTTTCAGGAGGATAACGGAAAAACTTTATGTTCCTGAAGAGCTTTTAAATCAAGGGGGAGTGGCTTATTCCCAAGCAATGAAAAAAAGATTGGCAATTGTCTTGGATAATAGAGTGCAATTTGCAGGTTTTGTTACGGCAAAGATTACAGATGGGAGTGCATTGATAAAAGGGAATTTTACGTTGGATGAAGCAAAGCAATTAGCGGCTATTTTGAAGAGTGGAGCTCTTCCAGCAAGGCTTGAAAAGGTCTCATCTGGATGGGTAGCACCATTGCTTGGAAAAGATATAATTGAAGCTTCAATAAAAGCTGGAATTGTTGGAGTTGTAATAGTTTTGATTTATATGATTGTATTTTATGGTGTTATGGGAATTGTTGCAGATATTGCTTTGTTGTATAATACATTTTTGTTGTTAGGTGTACTTGCTACAACTGGTTCCATATTGACATTACCAGGTATTGCAGGTATTATTTTGACAATTGGTACAACTGTTGACGGAAATATCATTATATACGAAAGAATTAAAGAAGAAATTAGAAGAGGTAGTTCGGTAAAAGCTGCAATTTCCACGGCATTTTCAAAATCGTTTATTACGCTTTTTGACGCTAATCTTACAACTATAATTGCGGGTCTTTTCTTATATTACTTTGGAACGGGAACAGTCAAAGGTTTTGCAATTACATTGATTATAGGTGTTTTGGGTAGTTTATTTGTCAATTTAGTTGTTTCAAGATTTTTCTTAGATTTATTCTCATCTGGAATTAAGGTTAGGAGAACAAGCAAGGGAGGTGCCAGGGCATGA
- the thyX gene encoding FAD-dependent thymidylate synthase: MEFKVLDKGFLRLVDILGDDYSAVKAARVSYGKGIKTPEKDKNLIFYLMEHKHETPFEHIVFTFHVKTPIFVARQWFRHRIGSFNEASLRYTELKDEFYLPDHIRKNIVEDKQKAVRVEELKLKEQALELIYNSIEDSYKVYRKLLELGVAREMARIVLPMSSYTQFYWTVNARSLMNFLNLRADSHAQWEIQQYAIKIAKIFKEKCPWTFESFLKFNYRGDILREVEL; encoded by the coding sequence TTGGAGTTTAAAGTATTAGATAAGGGATTTTTGAGGTTAGTTGATATTTTAGGAGATGATTATTCAGCAGTAAAAGCTGCAAGGGTTTCTTATGGAAAGGGTATTAAAACACCTGAAAAGGATAAAAATTTGATTTTTTATCTTATGGAGCATAAACATGAAACCCCTTTTGAGCATATTGTTTTTACTTTTCATGTTAAGACGCCTATTTTTGTTGCAAGACAATGGTTTAGACATAGAATTGGTTCTTTTAATGAAGCAAGTTTGAGATATACAGAGTTAAAAGATGAGTTTTATTTACCTGATCATATTAGAAAAAACATAGTTGAGGATAAGCAGAAAGCGGTACGAGTTGAAGAGCTCAAACTAAAAGAACAAGCCTTAGAATTGATATATAATTCAATTGAAGATTCGTACAAAGTTTACCGTAAATTGTTGGAGTTAGGAGTTGCCAGAGAAATGGCAAGAATAGTGCTTCCTATGTCCTCATATACACAGTTTTATTGGACTGTTAATGCAAGAAGTTTAATGAATTTTTTAAATTTGAGAGCAGATTCTCATGCGCAATGGGAAATTCAACAGTATGCAATAAAAATTGCAAAGATTTTTAAAGAAAAATGTCCTTGGACTTTTGAATCATTTTTGAAGTTTAATTATAGAGGGGATATTTTAAGAGAGGTGGAATTGTGA
- the secF gene encoding protein translocase subunit SecF encodes MIDFIGKKNIFIVISLLLIVASLVSIFSKGFNLGVEFLGGSEIILSVQDNVDESFVRETIKNLAPEFESARVTQIKSIDDPKGITKFSIVVSPRDENGELRVYSGEEKEQVSNKIVELFKEKGKPAKVIGFNETSGYASQEIKNLTWKAVVFTLLAILLYITLRFQFVFGVGAVVALIHDVVITLGFFSFFNYELNVAAIAAVLTLIGYSLNDTIVVYDRIRENLKRTRGKSIENIVNDSINQVIKRTINTSLTTFIVIFVLLLFSGNSIKPFAFGMTIGTIIGTYSSLYIASPVVIKWIKK; translated from the coding sequence ATGATAGATTTCATTGGAAAGAAGAATATATTTATAGTAATTTCTCTCTTATTAATAGTGGCATCTCTAGTAAGCATTTTTTCAAAAGGTTTTAACTTAGGAGTGGAATTTTTAGGTGGTTCTGAGATTATTTTAAGCGTCCAAGATAACGTTGATGAGTCTTTTGTTAGAGAGACAATAAAGAACCTGGCACCTGAATTTGAAAGTGCAAGGGTTACACAAATAAAAAGTATTGACGATCCAAAAGGTATTACAAAGTTTTCTATTGTAGTTTCACCTCGTGATGAAAATGGAGAATTGAGGGTTTATTCTGGTGAAGAAAAGGAGCAAGTTAGTAATAAAATAGTTGAGTTATTTAAAGAAAAAGGGAAACCAGCAAAGGTAATTGGATTTAATGAAACAAGTGGGTATGCGTCTCAAGAAATCAAAAATTTAACTTGGAAGGCTGTTGTTTTTACTTTACTTGCAATTCTTTTGTACATAACTTTGAGATTCCAATTTGTTTTCGGAGTAGGTGCAGTAGTTGCTCTTATTCATGATGTTGTAATTACATTGGGATTCTTTTCTTTCTTTAATTACGAGCTTAATGTTGCTGCGATAGCTGCAGTATTAACGCTTATTGGATATTCATTAAACGATACTATAGTTGTTTACGATAGAATAAGGGAAAATTTAAAAAGAACCAGAGGTAAGAGTATAGAAAATATTGTGAACGATAGTATAAATCAAGTTATTAAGAGGACGATTAATACATCTCTTACAACATTTATTGTTATATTTGTGCTATTGTTATTCTCAGGAAATAGCATAAAGCCGTTTGCCTTTGGAATGACTATTGGAACAATTATTGGTACTTATTCATCATTGTATATAGCAAGTCCCGTTGTGATAAAATGGATAAAAAAATAA
- a CDS encoding SAM hydrolase/SAM-dependent halogenase family protein, whose amino-acid sequence MIVFMSDWGNTHYVGICKGVMRKITTNEIVDLTHQISSFNVREAMYILSRSFRHFPKGTVFLCVVDHGVGSSRKAIAARTENYFFVGPDNGLFTLVFEEEKPLEIRELTNKSYHYGNSETFHGRDIFSPAAAYITKGFFEELGTQLFNYATLPFFKAKKEKDKIFGEVAYIDKFGNIETNIPFDWIKGYEKVKICIKRKLISLPVLSYYSEIDKGQLLIHNDSTGFVEIAANQSNASKILSLKPGDKLELRV is encoded by the coding sequence ATGATAGTATTCATGAGTGACTGGGGTAATACTCACTATGTGGGAATTTGTAAAGGGGTTATGAGAAAGATTACAACTAATGAAATTGTAGATCTAACACATCAGATAAGCTCTTTTAATGTGCGAGAGGCCATGTATATCCTTTCGCGTTCCTTTAGACATTTTCCAAAGGGGACAGTGTTTCTTTGCGTAGTTGATCATGGGGTTGGGAGTTCTAGAAAAGCAATTGCAGCTAGAACGGAAAATTACTTTTTTGTCGGACCAGATAATGGGCTGTTTACTTTGGTTTTTGAAGAGGAAAAACCTTTAGAAATAAGGGAACTAACCAACAAATCATACCATTATGGAAATTCTGAGACATTTCATGGAAGAGATATTTTTTCTCCGGCTGCTGCATACATTACTAAAGGATTTTTTGAAGAATTAGGAACACAGTTATTTAATTATGCTACATTGCCATTTTTCAAAGCCAAAAAGGAAAAAGATAAGATTTTTGGTGAAGTAGCATATATTGATAAATTTGGAAATATTGAGACGAATATACCTTTTGATTGGATTAAAGGATACGAAAAGGTTAAGATTTGTATAAAAAGAAAGTTGATAAGTTTACCAGTACTAAGTTACTATTCAGAAATTGATAAAGGCCAGCTGTTAATTCACAATGATAGTACGGGGTTTGTTGAAATAGCAGCAAATCAATCAAATGCTTCAAAGATTTTATCTTTAAAACCTGGAGATAAGTTGGAGTTGAGAGTATAG
- a CDS encoding sodium ion-translocating decarboxylase subunit beta — protein MLESFLAFFQSTAFMHLSYGNLIMFAIAGLLIYIAIEKDAEPLLLIPIAFGIILANIPPEITGILNSPTDNSPGGVLWYLQQGLVLGIYPPLIFLGIGALTDFSFMLSYPITIFLGGAAQMGIFITFLLARVFGFTLKQAASIGIIGGADGPTSIFITSKFSPELLSIIAISAYSYIALIPVLQPIVSKLITTKEERKIKMKPPRKVTKAERVLFPIVTTIIVALIVPKALPLVGMLMFGNLLREAGVVKRLVEAASRYILDTVTILLCVSVGSSARADVFLKPQSLLIFGMGAVAFVTSIFSGIMFAKFMNLFLKDKINPLIGGAGVSAVPDSSRVAQRIAQEEDPTNFILMHAMGPNVAGVIGSAVAAGIFLSLIK, from the coding sequence TTGCTGGAATCATTTTTGGCATTTTTTCAAAGTACAGCGTTTATGCATTTAAGTTATGGAAATTTGATAATGTTTGCAATAGCAGGACTCCTTATCTATATTGCTATTGAGAAAGATGCCGAACCATTGCTTTTAATCCCTATTGCATTTGGGATTATTTTAGCGAATATACCACCAGAAATTACTGGTATACTAAATTCTCCAACGGATAATTCTCCAGGCGGAGTGTTATGGTATTTGCAACAAGGTTTGGTGTTAGGAATTTATCCTCCACTTATTTTTCTTGGAATAGGGGCTTTAACTGATTTTTCATTTATGCTTTCATATCCAATAACGATATTTTTGGGTGGAGCGGCACAAATGGGTATTTTTATTACATTTTTACTTGCAAGAGTTTTTGGTTTTACTTTAAAACAAGCTGCTTCAATAGGAATAATTGGCGGAGCTGATGGTCCTACCTCAATATTTATAACTTCAAAATTTTCTCCTGAATTATTGTCAATTATTGCTATATCTGCTTATTCGTATATTGCATTAATTCCAGTTTTACAACCTATTGTTTCTAAGTTAATAACTACTAAAGAAGAAAGAAAGATAAAAATGAAACCTCCAAGAAAGGTTACAAAGGCTGAAAGAGTGCTTTTTCCAATAGTAACCACAATTATTGTTGCATTAATTGTTCCGAAAGCTTTACCTTTAGTTGGAATGTTAATGTTCGGAAATCTTTTAAGAGAAGCAGGAGTTGTAAAACGTTTAGTTGAGGCGGCAAGTAGATATATTTTAGATACTGTAACTATATTATTGTGTGTTTCTGTTGGATCTTCAGCACGAGCCGATGTGTTTTTAAAGCCGCAGTCGTTACTAATCTTTGGTATGGGGGCGGTTGCTTTTGTAACTTCAATTTTTTCTGGTATTATGTTTGCAAAATTTATGAATTTGTTCTTAAAGGATAAAATTAATCCTTTAATAGGTGGTGCAGGAGTTTCTGCGGTTCCTGATTCATCAAGAGTTGCTCAAAGGATAGCTCAAGAAGAAGATCCCACTAATTTTATTTTAATGCATGCTATGGGGCCAAATGTTGCAGGTGTAATTGGTTCTGCAGTTGCAGCTGGTATATTCTTATCATTAATTAAGTGA
- a CDS encoding sodium-translocating pyrophosphatase: MAYFLYLGIFSLIFIIFLAFRILEQSSGNEKTTQLSEIIQKGAKSFLFQEYKVFFPVIFILAVFFWIIIGYKTSVALLIGATFSVLAGYFGMSIATRANARTTWAATKGLGEALKISFSGGAVMGLTVVTLGILGLAITYYVTKSVELISYYSLGASFVALFARVGGGIYTKAADVGADIVGKTEANLPEDDPRNPAVIADNVGDNVGDVAGMGADLYESFVGSIFSAIVLGSIFFGEKGFKSVVFVVIFGLISSIIGIIYTLGKAVRSNDPAKTLRIGTIFSGVLTLVLTLLYSLYVNWLNIFFVVFFGVFVGLLIGLITEWYTSGKKVQKLAKTGMMGPANVIISGTALGMESTFAITLLITIAVIFAYKLLGLFGVALAGVGMLSTLGISLSVDAYGPIADNAGGIAQMAGLEPKVREITDSLDAVGNTTAAMGKGFAIGSAALTALALFANFSNLSNITSVELSNPYLFLGALIGGMLPFFFSALTMHAVGDAADDMVREIRRQIKEIPGILTGKQSPDYQKCIQIATKGALKRMILPAILAVLSPVLIYVSFGAVGVGGLLIGATVSGVMLAIFMANSGGAWDNAKKFVEEGNFGGKGSFTHKATVVGDTVGDPYKDTSGPSINILIKLMAITSIVLMTIVRGL, from the coding sequence TTGGCCTACTTTCTGTATTTAGGGATTTTTTCATTAATATTTATTATATTTCTTGCATTTAGAATTTTAGAGCAGTCTTCTGGAAATGAAAAAACGACACAACTTTCCGAAATTATTCAAAAAGGTGCAAAGTCTTTTTTGTTCCAAGAATACAAAGTATTTTTTCCAGTAATTTTTATTCTAGCTGTTTTCTTTTGGATTATCATTGGGTATAAAACAAGTGTTGCACTTTTAATTGGTGCGACTTTTTCCGTTTTAGCAGGTTATTTTGGTATGTCTATTGCAACTAGAGCAAATGCAAGGACTACATGGGCAGCTACTAAAGGATTGGGAGAAGCATTAAAAATTTCCTTTTCAGGCGGAGCGGTTATGGGATTAACTGTTGTAACACTTGGCATTTTAGGTCTTGCTATTACATATTATGTTACTAAGAGTGTAGAGTTAATAAGTTACTATTCTTTAGGAGCATCTTTTGTGGCTTTGTTTGCGAGGGTTGGTGGTGGAATTTATACAAAGGCTGCAGATGTCGGAGCGGATATTGTGGGAAAAACCGAAGCAAATTTACCTGAAGATGATCCTAGAAATCCAGCAGTTATTGCCGATAACGTTGGAGATAACGTTGGAGATGTTGCGGGTATGGGTGCAGATTTATATGAATCATTTGTTGGTTCAATCTTTTCTGCAATTGTTCTTGGAAGTATATTTTTTGGCGAAAAGGGTTTTAAGTCGGTTGTATTTGTTGTGATTTTTGGATTAATATCATCGATAATTGGTATTATATACACCCTTGGAAAAGCGGTAAGATCAAATGATCCTGCTAAAACTTTGAGAATCGGTACCATTTTTTCGGGTGTTTTAACTTTGGTGTTGACATTGTTGTATAGTCTTTATGTAAATTGGTTAAATATCTTTTTTGTGGTCTTTTTTGGAGTTTTTGTAGGGTTATTAATTGGATTGATTACAGAATGGTATACATCTGGCAAAAAGGTTCAGAAATTAGCAAAAACAGGTATGATGGGGCCTGCAAATGTTATTATTAGTGGTACGGCTTTAGGAATGGAATCAACATTTGCAATTACATTGTTAATTACAATTGCAGTGATTTTTGCGTATAAACTTTTGGGATTATTTGGTGTTGCCCTGGCTGGTGTAGGAATGTTGTCAACCTTAGGGATAAGTTTGTCCGTTGATGCGTATGGTCCAATTGCAGATAATGCAGGTGGTATTGCACAAATGGCGGGTTTGGAACCAAAAGTTCGTGAGATTACAGATTCATTGGACGCAGTTGGAAATACAACTGCTGCCATGGGTAAAGGTTTTGCAATAGGTTCTGCTGCTTTAACTGCATTAGCACTATTCGCAAATTTTAGTAACCTTTCTAATATAACTTCGGTTGAACTTAGTAATCCTTATCTATTTTTAGGAGCACTTATTGGTGGAATGCTACCATTCTTTTTCTCAGCACTTACCATGCATGCGGTGGGAGATGCTGCAGATGACATGGTACGTGAGATAAGAAGACAGATAAAAGAAATTCCTGGAATTTTAACAGGAAAACAGTCTCCGGATTATCAGAAATGTATCCAGATAGCAACAAAAGGTGCATTGAAGAGAATGATTTTACCTGCAATTCTTGCAGTACTATCTCCAGTTTTAATTTATGTATCTTTTGGGGCTGTTGGTGTAGGAGGACTTTTAATAGGTGCGACGGTATCCGGTGTTATGCTTGCTATTTTTATGGCTAATTCAGGAGGAGCTTGGGATAATGCCAAGAAATTTGTTGAGGAAGGAAATTTTGGTGGTAAAGGTTCGTTTACGCATAAAGCTACTGTGGTTGGTGATACTGTTGGTGATCCGTACAAAGACACTTCTGGTCCTTCCATCAATATTTTAATCAAATTGATGGCAATTACCTCTATAGTCTTAATGACAATTGTAAGGGGGTTATAG
- a CDS encoding ribonuclease HII: MIVAGVDEAGRGPLFGPVVASAVVLKKEIYGITDSKKLTLKQREELFMEIIRNSYFGIGFASSSEIDKLNILHATELAMNRALAMLERKIRFDMVLVDGKNLKLDYKSKCIVKGDVLIKEISAASIIAKVVRDKIMTFYSKKFSNYALEKHKGYPTKDHIKLIEKYGLTPEHRLTFKPITKMLSINKLEEWYKSDIIDEERYKKIIEKLGVPLFGV; the protein is encoded by the coding sequence ATGATTGTTGCAGGTGTGGATGAAGCAGGAAGAGGTCCTTTGTTTGGTCCGGTAGTTGCATCTGCAGTTGTCTTAAAAAAAGAAATTTATGGAATTACTGATTCTAAAAAGTTGACCTTAAAGCAAAGAGAAGAGTTGTTTATGGAAATAATAAGAAATTCGTATTTTGGAATAGGATTTGCTAGTTCTTCGGAAATAGATAAGCTAAATATTTTGCATGCTACTGAACTTGCTATGAATAGAGCTTTGGCAATGCTTGAACGAAAAATTAGGTTTGATATGGTATTAGTTGACGGAAAAAATTTAAAATTAGATTATAAATCTAAGTGTATAGTGAAAGGAGATGTGTTGATAAAAGAAATTTCTGCCGCTTCAATAATTGCGAAGGTGGTACGTGATAAGATAATGACTTTTTATTCTAAAAAATTTTCTAATTATGCACTTGAAAAACACAAAGGTTATCCAACAAAGGATCATATAAAGCTAATTGAAAAATATGGTTTAACACCGGAACATAGATTAACTTTTAAACCGATTACAAAAATGTTGTCAATTAATAAACTTGAAGAATGGTATAAAAGTGATATTATAGATGAAGAGAGATATAAAAAGATTATAGAGAAATTGGGGGTGCCTTTGTTTGGAGTTTAA